The proteins below are encoded in one region of Listeria swaminathanii:
- the abc-f gene encoding ribosomal protection-like ABC-F family protein has translation MTIVAMNEVVKSFTGDVILEKVSLQLEEGERVGLIGRNGEGKSTILKILKGDEGVDSGIVTSKKGARIGLLEQLSSVDPNIIVEQYLRTSFGELEDLEKELRSLEAEMATNASEKLMNRYGDKMALFGELGGYEMDADLHKVVNGLGIGVLLPQRWGDLSGGEKTKAALAHLLLQKTDLLLLDEPTNHLDLMAVEWLTAFLQHYSGTVLVVSHDRYFLDEVVQKMVELENRELIVYHTNFSGYLKEREERLLREFQDYKDQQKKIKKMQQAIKRLRQWAMQANPPNDAMFRRAKNMERALERMEKVKRPVLTQKQMQLQFDEAGRSGQEVVVMEDLSKTFGEKEIVRDVSLQIRQGERVAIIGENGAGKSTLLKIMEGKVSPDGGMVKLGASVKIASLSQQMEELNESMTVLEAFRDKVAVTEGEARQMLAGFMFYGEMVFRKVANISGGERMRLRLAQFINMPVNTLVLDEPTNHLDIASREVLEEAIRTFTGTIITVSHDRYFIDQLCSKVIWLEDKQLTVYEGNYSYAVSKRG, from the coding sequence ATGACAATAGTAGCAATGAATGAGGTAGTTAAAAGTTTTACTGGAGATGTAATTTTAGAGAAAGTTTCCCTTCAATTAGAAGAAGGTGAACGCGTCGGTTTAATCGGTCGAAATGGGGAAGGAAAAAGTACCATTTTGAAGATTTTAAAAGGGGATGAGGGTGTTGACAGTGGGATTGTAACGAGTAAAAAGGGAGCGAGAATTGGGCTTTTAGAGCAATTGTCGAGCGTGGATCCTAATATAATAGTAGAACAATATTTGCGGACTAGTTTTGGTGAGCTAGAGGATTTGGAAAAAGAATTGCGTTCATTAGAAGCAGAAATGGCAACGAATGCAAGCGAAAAACTAATGAATCGTTACGGAGACAAAATGGCATTGTTTGGCGAGCTTGGTGGATATGAGATGGACGCTGATTTGCATAAGGTAGTTAATGGTCTGGGGATTGGCGTGTTACTACCGCAGAGATGGGGAGATTTGAGTGGTGGTGAGAAAACGAAGGCGGCGTTAGCTCATTTATTACTGCAAAAAACGGACTTATTACTATTAGATGAGCCGACGAACCATTTGGATTTAATGGCGGTGGAATGGCTGACCGCATTTTTACAACATTATTCGGGAACCGTGCTCGTTGTTTCCCATGATCGGTACTTTTTAGATGAGGTAGTTCAGAAAATGGTGGAGCTGGAGAATCGTGAGTTAATTGTTTACCATACGAATTTTTCTGGATATTTAAAGGAACGCGAAGAACGGTTATTACGCGAATTCCAAGATTATAAAGACCAACAGAAGAAGATTAAAAAAATGCAGCAAGCCATAAAACGACTGCGGCAGTGGGCAATGCAAGCCAATCCGCCAAATGATGCCATGTTTCGTCGCGCCAAAAATATGGAACGTGCATTAGAACGAATGGAGAAAGTGAAGCGTCCAGTTTTAACGCAAAAACAAATGCAATTACAATTTGATGAAGCAGGTCGAAGCGGGCAAGAAGTAGTGGTTATGGAGGATTTGAGCAAAACTTTTGGTGAAAAAGAAATTGTGCGGGATGTTTCTTTGCAAATTAGGCAGGGGGAGCGAGTAGCAATTATTGGTGAAAATGGCGCTGGGAAATCCACTTTGCTTAAAATAATGGAGGGGAAAGTGAGCCCTGATGGCGGGATGGTTAAGCTAGGTGCGAGTGTGAAAATCGCCTCACTTTCGCAACAAATGGAAGAGCTAAATGAGAGTATGACTGTACTGGAAGCGTTTCGTGATAAGGTTGCTGTGACAGAAGGAGAAGCGCGGCAGATGTTAGCTGGGTTCATGTTTTATGGAGAGATGGTTTTTCGGAAAGTGGCAAACATTAGCGGAGGTGAACGAATGCGGCTTAGGCTGGCGCAATTTATCAATATGCCTGTAAATACGTTAGTGCTAGATGAGCCGACCAACCATTTAGATATTGCATCGCGTGAAGTTTTAGAGGAAGCTATTCGGACATTTACCGGTACGATTATTACGGTATCTCATGACCGTTACTTTATTGATCAGCTATGTTCTAAGGTGATTTGGCTTGAGGATAAGCAATTAACTGTGTACGAAGGGAATTATAGCTATGCGGTTAGTAAACGGGGATAA
- a CDS encoding ADP-ribose-binding protein codes for MEITVVKGDITEQDVDVIVNAANPGLLGGGGVDGAIHQAAGPDLLKECQEIINRIGSCPAGEAVITSAGDLKTSYIIHAVGPIWKEGEHQEANKLASCYWKALDLAAGKDLTSIAFPNISTGVYGVPKKLAAEVALYTVRKWAEEEFDSSIEEIRFVCFDEENAALYNELINSEVV; via the coding sequence ATGGAGATAACAGTTGTAAAAGGTGATATTACGGAACAAGATGTGGATGTTATTGTGAATGCGGCGAACCCGGGTCTTTTAGGCGGCGGTGGAGTAGACGGTGCTATCCACCAAGCGGCGGGGCCTGATTTATTAAAAGAGTGCCAAGAAATCATTAATCGAATTGGTTCATGTCCAGCAGGTGAGGCGGTTATTACATCTGCGGGTGATTTGAAAACGAGCTATATTATTCACGCGGTAGGACCAATTTGGAAAGAAGGAGAGCATCAGGAAGCAAATAAACTAGCTTCATGTTACTGGAAAGCACTGGATTTAGCGGCCGGAAAAGACTTAACATCTATTGCCTTTCCTAATATTTCGACGGGTGTATATGGTGTTCCTAAAAAACTAGCAGCTGAGGTAGCTCTTTATACCGTGCGCAAATGGGCGGAAGAAGAGTTCGATTCTAGCATTGAAGAGATACGTTTTGTTTGTTTTGATGAAGAAAACGCCGCACTATATAACGAATTAATAAATAGCGAAGTCGTTTAA
- the guaB gene encoding IMP dehydrogenase, with protein MWETKFAKEGLTFDDVLLVPAKSDVLPNDVDLSVEMAPSLKLNVPIWSAGMDTITEAKMAIAIARQGGIGVVHKNMSIEQQAEEIEKVKRSESGVIIDPFYLTPDHQVFAAEHLMGKYRISGVPIVNNEQERKLVGILTNRDLRFISDYSTVIKDVMTKENLVTAPVGTTLKQAEQILQKHRIEKLPLVDEAGILKGLITIKDIEKVIEFPNSAKDKHGRLLAAAAVGITNDTFVRVEKLIEAGVDAIVIDTAHGHSAGVINKISEIRQTFKDVVIVAGNVATSEGARALFEVGVDIVKVGIGPGSICTTRVVAGVGVPQITAIYDCATVAREFGKTIIADGGIKYSGDIVKALAAGGNAVMLGSMLAGTDESPGETEIFQGRQFKTYRGMGSLAAMEHGSKDRYFQADAKKLVPEGIEGRVPYKGSVADIIFQLVGGIRSGMGYTGSADLRHLREEAAFVRMTGAGLRESHPHDIQITKEAPNYSIS; from the coding sequence ATGTGGGAGACAAAATTTGCAAAAGAAGGCTTAACATTTGATGATGTATTACTTGTTCCAGCGAAATCGGACGTATTACCAAATGATGTAGATTTAAGTGTAGAAATGGCTCCATCACTCAAATTAAATGTACCAATTTGGAGTGCCGGAATGGATACAATTACAGAAGCTAAAATGGCGATTGCTATTGCGCGTCAAGGCGGAATCGGTGTTGTTCATAAGAATATGAGTATCGAACAACAAGCGGAAGAAATCGAAAAAGTAAAACGTTCCGAAAGCGGCGTTATTATCGATCCATTTTATCTAACTCCAGATCACCAAGTTTTTGCTGCAGAGCATTTGATGGGTAAATATCGTATTTCAGGTGTTCCAATCGTGAACAACGAGCAGGAGCGCAAACTAGTCGGGATTTTAACTAACCGTGATTTACGTTTTATTTCTGATTACTCCACAGTAATTAAAGATGTTATGACAAAGGAAAACCTAGTGACAGCTCCAGTTGGGACTACGCTAAAACAAGCTGAGCAGATTCTTCAAAAGCACCGTATTGAGAAATTACCACTTGTTGATGAAGCTGGCATTCTAAAAGGGCTTATCACTATTAAAGATATCGAAAAAGTAATTGAATTCCCGAACTCTGCTAAAGATAAGCACGGTCGACTACTTGCGGCAGCAGCTGTAGGGATTACGAATGACACATTTGTGCGCGTAGAGAAATTAATCGAAGCGGGTGTGGATGCGATTGTTATTGATACTGCGCATGGACATTCAGCGGGTGTTATTAATAAAATTTCTGAGATTCGTCAAACGTTTAAAGATGTAGTGATTGTTGCTGGAAACGTTGCGACATCTGAAGGAGCACGTGCTCTTTTTGAAGTTGGCGTTGATATTGTAAAAGTTGGGATTGGTCCTGGTTCAATCTGTACGACTCGTGTTGTTGCGGGTGTTGGGGTACCACAAATCACGGCTATTTATGATTGTGCGACTGTTGCGCGCGAATTTGGTAAAACAATTATCGCGGATGGCGGCATTAAATATTCTGGTGATATCGTGAAGGCACTAGCTGCTGGAGGAAATGCGGTTATGCTTGGAAGTATGCTCGCTGGAACTGATGAAAGTCCTGGCGAAACAGAAATTTTCCAAGGCCGTCAGTTTAAAACTTACCGTGGTATGGGCAGTTTGGCAGCGATGGAGCACGGTTCCAAAGATCGTTATTTCCAAGCCGATGCGAAAAAATTGGTTCCTGAAGGTATCGAAGGGCGCGTTCCTTATAAAGGTTCCGTTGCTGATATTATCTTCCAATTAGTTGGCGGTATTCGTTCGGGTATGGGTTACACTGGCTCAGCTGATTTAAGACACCTTCGCGAAGAAGCGGCGTTCGTTCGTATGACTGGCGCGGGACTTCGTGAAAGTCACCCACATGATATTCAAATTACAAAAGAAGCACCAAACTATAGCATTTCTTAA
- the recQ gene encoding DNA helicase RecQ encodes MIEQARAILQQNFGYQDFRNGQVDVISKLCAGEDTLAIMPTGGGKSLCYQIPALLFDGLTIVVSPLISLMKDQVDALVSEGIAATFINSTLTNREIDIRLDAAFSGELKMLYIAPERVETPGFQRLIEQVPISLFAIDEAHCISQWGHDFRPSYLTLCDSLDKMTRRPLVIALTATATQAVSDDICRLLKINANSVVKTGFSRDNLAFQVVKGQDKDKYLIDYLTKNATESGIIYASTRKEVERLHSFLLKKGVESGMYHGGMTDLARKDWQEKFLYDDIRVIVATNAFGMGINKSNVRFVIHYNIPRNIEAYYQEAGRAGRDGVPSDCILLFSPQDSRIQQFLIEQSEMDDERKQNEFAKLRQMTGYGYTEICLQKYIVQYFGDDEENCGKCSNCLDTREATDITILAQQVFSCIKRMGERFGKVLIAKVLTGSADQKVKDWRFEELSTYGLMKDASQKDVLQLIDYLTAEKYLQPTDSQFPSLKLTDRAVSVLRGELKVERKQAKRAEKVKIDVNSDLFEKLREVRRELAAKHKVPPYIIFSDETLREMCAYMPQTEDALLEVKGIGAMKRDKYGAEFLAILQEEAAK; translated from the coding sequence ATGATAGAGCAAGCAAGAGCTATTTTACAGCAAAATTTTGGTTATCAAGACTTTCGAAATGGGCAAGTAGACGTTATTTCGAAACTTTGCGCGGGAGAAGATACGCTAGCAATCATGCCGACTGGTGGCGGTAAGTCGCTTTGTTACCAGATACCAGCACTTCTTTTTGACGGTTTAACCATTGTCGTTTCTCCGCTAATTTCACTTATGAAGGATCAAGTAGATGCGCTAGTCTCCGAAGGGATTGCAGCTACTTTTATTAATAGTACACTGACTAACAGAGAAATAGATATCCGTTTGGATGCCGCGTTTTCTGGCGAGCTAAAGATGCTATATATTGCGCCCGAGCGAGTTGAAACGCCAGGATTTCAACGATTAATCGAGCAAGTACCAATTTCATTGTTTGCGATTGATGAAGCGCACTGTATCTCGCAGTGGGGCCATGACTTTCGGCCAAGCTACCTGACACTGTGCGATAGTTTAGATAAAATGACTAGGCGTCCGCTCGTTATCGCGCTCACAGCGACGGCAACGCAAGCTGTTTCGGATGATATTTGTCGATTATTAAAAATAAATGCGAATTCGGTTGTTAAAACTGGATTTTCCAGAGATAATTTAGCTTTTCAAGTAGTAAAAGGGCAAGACAAAGACAAATATTTAATTGATTATTTAACAAAAAATGCGACAGAATCTGGCATTATTTATGCATCCACACGAAAAGAAGTGGAACGTTTGCATAGTTTCTTGCTTAAAAAAGGCGTCGAGTCTGGAATGTATCATGGTGGCATGACCGATTTAGCGCGAAAGGATTGGCAGGAGAAGTTTCTATATGATGATATTCGCGTCATTGTTGCGACGAATGCCTTTGGGATGGGAATTAACAAATCCAATGTGCGCTTTGTTATTCATTATAATATTCCCCGCAATATCGAAGCGTACTATCAAGAAGCTGGTCGTGCTGGTCGTGATGGGGTTCCGAGTGATTGTATTTTACTATTTTCGCCGCAAGATAGCCGCATCCAGCAGTTTTTAATTGAACAATCCGAAATGGATGATGAGCGTAAACAAAATGAATTCGCCAAGCTCCGCCAAATGACGGGCTATGGTTATACGGAAATTTGTTTGCAGAAGTATATTGTGCAATATTTTGGTGATGACGAGGAAAACTGCGGAAAGTGTAGTAATTGCTTAGATACGAGAGAAGCAACGGACATTACCATTTTGGCGCAACAAGTTTTTTCTTGTATTAAAAGAATGGGCGAGCGTTTCGGAAAAGTATTGATTGCTAAGGTTTTGACGGGTTCAGCTGACCAGAAAGTGAAAGACTGGCGCTTTGAAGAGCTCAGCACGTATGGATTAATGAAAGATGCATCGCAAAAAGATGTATTGCAATTAATCGATTACCTTACAGCAGAAAAATATTTGCAACCAACTGATAGCCAATTTCCTTCGCTGAAACTGACAGATAGAGCGGTATCGGTTCTACGGGGCGAGCTCAAAGTAGAACGCAAACAAGCGAAACGGGCCGAAAAAGTTAAAATTGATGTAAATAGTGACCTTTTCGAGAAATTACGGGAAGTTCGGCGTGAATTGGCAGCGAAACACAAAGTACCACCATATATCATTTTTTCAGATGAAACGTTACGAGAAATGTGCGCGTATATGCCACAAACGGAAGACGCACTGCTTGAAGTCAAAGGAATTGGCGCGATGAAACGCGATAAATATGGTGCTGAATTCTTGGCAATTTTGCAAGAAGAGGCAGCGAAATAA
- a CDS encoding DNA topoisomerase III, which produces MTKTLVLAEKPSVGKDIGRVLGAKQGKNGYLEGGKYVVTWALGHLVTLADPERYDSKYKNWNMEDLPMLPEKMKLEPIKQTRKQYETVKKLMNRTDITTIVIATDAGREGELVARWIIDYAKIKKPLKRLWISSVTDKAIREGFEHLKPGKDYENLYHSAIARSEADWVVGINATRALTTKYNAQLSCGRVQTPTLAMIQHREEEIRNFKPREYYGITALTEQECFTWNNGQTFDKALAEKLVKSLQGESAVITDVSMKEKKTFSPGLYDLTELQRDANNRYDFSAKETLNIMQTLYERHKILTYPRTDSRFISTDIVPTLKERLAACGVGENAKAARQISGKPIKANKSFVDNSKVSDHHAIIPTEQPVSLGDLSDKERKIYDLVVKRFLAVLSDPYIYEETSVKAKIGQEDFTLKGKVVKSLGWKNIYGEVREPDQLTKMQKGDTIPVKRVNLETGKTKPPARFNEATLLSAMENPSKYMETSNKALAKTLGETGGLGTVATRADIIEKLFNSFSLEKQGKEIQITSKGRQLLELVPEDLKSPELTARWEQKLSKIAKGELDYRKFTSEMRDYAKKAVTEIKQNDKKFRHDNITSQKCPDCGKPMLKVKGKRGTMLVCQDRECGHRESVSRTTNARCPNCHKRMEMRGEGDKQIFVCACGHREKLSAFQQRRDKQKNKNVSKTDVAKFMKKQNKQEDEPFNNPMAEALAKLKLDK; this is translated from the coding sequence ATGACAAAAACATTAGTGCTGGCAGAGAAACCGTCTGTCGGTAAAGATATTGGCCGGGTACTCGGGGCTAAACAAGGTAAAAATGGTTATTTAGAAGGCGGGAAATATGTAGTAACTTGGGCGCTAGGACACCTTGTCACGCTAGCTGATCCAGAACGCTACGATTCCAAATATAAAAACTGGAACATGGAAGACTTACCGATGCTTCCAGAAAAAATGAAACTAGAACCAATCAAGCAAACGAGAAAACAATATGAAACGGTTAAAAAATTAATGAACCGTACAGATATAACAACCATCGTTATCGCAACCGATGCGGGCCGAGAAGGAGAACTTGTCGCTCGCTGGATTATTGATTACGCGAAAATCAAGAAACCACTAAAAAGACTATGGATTTCCTCTGTAACCGACAAAGCAATACGTGAAGGCTTTGAACATTTAAAACCGGGCAAAGATTACGAAAACTTGTATCACTCGGCTATTGCTCGTTCTGAAGCCGACTGGGTAGTAGGTATTAATGCTACACGCGCGCTAACAACGAAATACAATGCGCAACTATCTTGTGGCCGTGTGCAAACACCGACACTTGCAATGATTCAACATCGTGAGGAAGAAATACGCAACTTTAAACCGCGTGAATACTACGGAATTACCGCGTTAACTGAACAAGAATGTTTCACGTGGAACAATGGTCAAACTTTTGATAAAGCCTTAGCTGAGAAACTAGTAAAATCTTTACAAGGTGAAAGTGCGGTCATTACAGATGTTTCCATGAAAGAAAAGAAGACTTTTTCACCAGGACTATATGATTTAACTGAACTACAACGCGATGCTAATAATAGATACGATTTTTCAGCTAAAGAAACGCTGAATATTATGCAAACACTATATGAGCGTCATAAAATATTAACATATCCGCGAACAGATTCGCGCTTTATTTCAACGGATATCGTACCAACTCTAAAAGAACGCTTGGCGGCCTGTGGTGTGGGTGAAAATGCTAAAGCTGCCCGTCAAATCAGCGGGAAACCTATCAAAGCAAACAAATCATTTGTAGATAACAGCAAAGTAAGCGACCATCACGCAATTATCCCAACCGAGCAACCCGTTTCACTCGGAGATTTAAGCGATAAAGAACGGAAAATTTATGACCTAGTTGTCAAACGTTTCTTAGCAGTGCTTTCAGACCCATATATCTATGAAGAAACTTCAGTTAAAGCCAAAATTGGCCAAGAAGACTTCACTTTAAAAGGAAAAGTTGTTAAATCACTTGGCTGGAAAAACATTTATGGGGAAGTGCGCGAACCGGATCAATTAACCAAAATGCAAAAAGGCGACACAATTCCGGTTAAGCGAGTAAACTTAGAAACAGGCAAAACGAAACCACCAGCAAGATTCAACGAGGCAACTTTACTTTCTGCAATGGAAAATCCATCTAAATATATGGAAACCTCCAACAAGGCGCTAGCCAAAACACTTGGCGAAACCGGCGGACTTGGAACTGTTGCAACGCGTGCAGACATCATCGAAAAGCTATTCAATAGTTTCTCATTAGAAAAACAAGGCAAGGAGATCCAAATCACTTCCAAAGGGCGCCAATTACTAGAATTAGTTCCGGAAGATTTAAAATCTCCAGAACTAACAGCGCGCTGGGAACAGAAGCTATCCAAAATTGCAAAAGGCGAGCTAGATTATCGTAAATTCACTTCAGAAATGCGCGATTACGCTAAAAAAGCAGTAACTGAAATCAAACAAAACGATAAAAAATTCCGTCACGATAACATTACATCGCAAAAATGCCCGGATTGCGGCAAGCCGATGCTAAAAGTGAAAGGCAAACGCGGCACAATGTTAGTTTGTCAGGACCGTGAATGTGGTCACCGCGAATCCGTTTCAAGAACGACGAATGCTCGCTGTCCAAATTGCCACAAACGTATGGAAATGCGTGGCGAAGGAGACAAACAGATTTTCGTGTGCGCTTGTGGTCACCGTGAAAAACTATCTGCATTCCAACAACGTCGCGATAAACAGAAAAACAAAAACGTATCTAAAACGGATGTAGCTAAATTCATGAAGAAACAAAACAAGCAAGAAGATGAACCATTCAATAACCCAATGGCGGAAGCACTTGCGAAATTGAAATTAGATAAATAG
- a CDS encoding CocE/NonD family hydrolase: MKHNRLIIETDIPAKMRDGVTLYADIYRPEDEGKYPVLLTRLPYSKSYGLHFIRPNILAEQGYIVIVQDVRGRYTSEGEFVPYIAEVDDGYDTIEWAANLPYSNGDVGMFGLSYYGYTQMLAAISGNKHLKAIAPIMAQNSMTDVFNDHDGTLELGMWETWNLESMLPNMLARKYSTRDEREQAANTLMKNLDNLDVLYKFKPYKDWPAIGQKEMPYFSELLNYEPTHNHWQKIDAKSNYDKINVPGLHVAGWYDCFLDKTIANFQNGYKRGLGDKLVIGPWTHANFGQMIGDRDFGMAATKWGEASMHARHLEWFNHWLKQEPLPETAPINYFVMGLNDWKTATTWPPQNTNFTPLYFKTGEVTADFTPPKQASEANFSYDPENPVPSNGGGTLHKELHADGPRDQQQLELRDDILCYTTAPLNEALEVTGPLRVKLWAKTDAPNTDFTAKLVDVFPDGTAFNLADGIIRASKQHGDQVQNKINEYTIDLWATSNLFQKGHQIRIEISSSNFPRFDPNPNTGDSFINSTESQIAHQTIYHSPDYPSHILLPISR; the protein is encoded by the coding sequence GTGAAACATAATCGATTAATAATTGAAACAGATATTCCGGCCAAAATGCGCGATGGTGTTACTCTTTACGCAGATATTTACCGTCCGGAAGATGAAGGGAAATATCCCGTTTTACTTACAAGATTACCTTATAGCAAGTCATATGGGCTGCATTTTATTCGTCCTAATATTTTGGCGGAGCAAGGTTATATTGTGATAGTTCAAGATGTTCGTGGCAGATACACGTCTGAAGGGGAATTTGTTCCATACATAGCCGAAGTGGATGATGGATATGACACTATCGAATGGGCGGCTAATCTACCTTATTCTAATGGCGACGTTGGGATGTTTGGGCTGTCTTACTACGGTTATACGCAAATGTTAGCGGCGATCAGTGGCAATAAACATTTGAAAGCTATTGCTCCAATTATGGCGCAAAATAGTATGACGGATGTATTCAATGATCATGATGGGACGCTTGAATTAGGTATGTGGGAAACTTGGAACTTAGAATCCATGCTCCCTAATATGCTTGCTCGTAAATACAGTACACGTGACGAACGGGAACAAGCTGCCAATACCTTAATGAAAAATCTGGATAACCTAGACGTACTATATAAATTCAAGCCCTATAAAGACTGGCCGGCAATTGGTCAGAAAGAAATGCCTTATTTTTCAGAGTTACTAAATTACGAACCGACCCACAACCACTGGCAAAAAATCGATGCAAAAAGCAATTACGATAAAATCAATGTACCGGGACTGCACGTTGCTGGCTGGTATGACTGCTTTTTAGATAAAACCATCGCTAATTTCCAAAATGGTTATAAGCGTGGGCTCGGCGATAAACTGGTTATTGGACCATGGACCCACGCCAATTTTGGCCAAATGATTGGCGACCGCGATTTCGGCATGGCGGCTACTAAATGGGGCGAGGCAAGCATGCACGCAAGACATCTAGAATGGTTCAATCACTGGCTAAAACAAGAACCGCTCCCTGAAACCGCCCCGATAAACTACTTTGTTATGGGATTAAACGACTGGAAAACAGCGACAACTTGGCCACCTCAAAATACCAATTTCACCCCACTTTATTTCAAAACTGGCGAAGTAACTGCTGACTTTACCCCACCGAAACAAGCTTCAGAAGCGAACTTTAGCTACGATCCAGAAAACCCAGTACCATCAAACGGCGGGGGGACACTACATAAGGAATTACATGCAGATGGTCCGCGCGATCAGCAACAATTGGAACTTCGAGATGATATCCTCTGCTACACGACCGCCCCACTAAACGAAGCCTTAGAAGTAACGGGACCACTCCGAGTTAAATTGTGGGCGAAAACAGACGCACCTAACACGGATTTCACTGCTAAACTAGTAGATGTTTTCCCGGATGGCACAGCGTTTAACCTGGCAGACGGGATTATTCGAGCAAGTAAACAGCACGGTGATCAAGTTCAAAATAAAATTAATGAGTACACTATCGACTTATGGGCTACGAGCAACTTATTCCAAAAAGGTCACCAAATCCGCATCGAAATTTCATCTAGTAATTTTCCGAGATTTGACCCGAATCCTAACACTGGTGATAGTTTTATTAATTCCACCGAAAGCCAAATCGCGCATCAAACCATCTATCATAGCCCGGATTACCCATCGCATATTCTTTTACCAATTTCTCGCTAG
- the pbpD1 gene encoding D-alanyl-D-alanine carboxypeptidase PBPD1 gives MKNIMKKTGIAIMAASLAVSGFLVSPKAAQAAETPNVNANAAIAIEESTGKILYSKDADKLMGIASMTKMMDEYLLLEAIDKGQLKWDDKVTISEYAFKVSQDTSLSNVPLRLGEDYTVQELYEAMAIYSANGAAIALSEKIAGSEKDFVDAMNKKAEKLGLGEHQFVNSTGLNNEDLKGEEQVGGPKDENQMTARGMAKLAKHLIDDYPDVLKTASITKKEFRKGTSDQIDMSNWNWLLPGLIYGRQGVDGLKTGTTDYAGMCLTATAVQDGMRVITVVLHANGGAPGAHTSARFDETNKMLDYAFNNFKVKEVQKAGSKVKDPSTLAVDKGKEDTVGLVTKDAVKLVVPKNDNSPKLNTKVTLKEKKIEAPVEKGTTVGEMEVSLKDGDDLGYLDGKQTETIDVLTASDVEKANWFMLSTQAVGSFFTGIGSYVSNGVQGWFN, from the coding sequence GTGAAAAACATAATGAAAAAGACAGGGATTGCAATCATGGCAGCATCCCTTGCAGTGAGTGGCTTCTTAGTAAGCCCGAAAGCAGCACAAGCCGCGGAGACACCAAACGTAAATGCAAATGCAGCAATCGCGATTGAAGAGAGTACAGGTAAAATTTTATATTCAAAAGACGCTGATAAGTTAATGGGTATCGCATCCATGACGAAAATGATGGATGAATATTTACTACTAGAAGCAATTGATAAAGGTCAATTAAAATGGGACGACAAAGTAACCATTTCTGAATATGCGTTTAAAGTTTCCCAAGACACATCACTATCGAACGTGCCACTTAGACTTGGTGAAGATTATACGGTGCAAGAATTGTATGAAGCGATGGCAATCTATTCTGCAAACGGTGCAGCAATTGCGCTTTCCGAAAAAATTGCAGGATCTGAAAAAGATTTTGTAGATGCTATGAACAAAAAAGCAGAAAAACTTGGATTAGGTGAGCACCAATTTGTTAACTCGACTGGTCTTAACAATGAAGATTTAAAAGGCGAGGAACAAGTAGGTGGGCCAAAAGACGAAAACCAAATGACGGCGCGCGGTATGGCGAAGTTGGCGAAACACTTAATTGATGATTATCCAGACGTACTAAAAACGGCAAGTATCACGAAAAAAGAATTCCGCAAAGGTACATCAGATCAAATTGATATGTCCAACTGGAACTGGCTACTACCGGGCTTAATTTATGGCCGTCAAGGTGTAGATGGTTTGAAAACTGGGACAACTGATTATGCCGGAATGTGCTTAACCGCAACAGCTGTGCAAGATGGCATGCGTGTTATCACAGTCGTTCTTCATGCAAACGGCGGCGCACCTGGCGCACATACAAGCGCCCGTTTTGACGAAACAAACAAAATGCTCGATTACGCTTTTAACAATTTTAAAGTAAAAGAAGTACAAAAAGCAGGCTCCAAAGTGAAAGATCCTTCTACGCTCGCAGTAGATAAAGGCAAAGAAGATACAGTCGGACTTGTGACAAAAGACGCTGTGAAGCTAGTTGTACCTAAGAACGACAATTCACCTAAACTAAACACAAAAGTAACTCTAAAAGAGAAAAAAATCGAAGCACCCGTTGAAAAAGGTACGACAGTCGGCGAAATGGAAGTATCTCTAAAAGATGGAGATGATCTAGGTTACCTTGACGGAAAACAAACCGAAACAATCGACGTACTAACTGCCAGCGACGTTGAAAAAGCAAACTGGTTCATGCTTTCCACGCAAGCAGTAGGCTCTTTCTTTACAGGCATTGGAAGTTACGTTTCTAATGGCGTGCAAGGTTGGTTTAATTAA